The Plasmodium gaboni strain SY75 chromosome 5, whole genome shotgun sequence nucleotide sequence AGAATCACTTGCATCACTTAATACATGTGTATCTGCAGTTAAATGACTAgattttctttttttcgATTTGTGTAATTCTGTATCACCAGAATATAATGAGTACGTTGTTTTTCCATAAACTTcttttattctttttaattgTTGATCTAATGTAATTGAAGCATTATATGTACGAAAAACTTTAGCTGATAAAGTAGGCATAATTTCTTTTAgatattcatttaattttgaACAAGTTATTTGATCAAAAACTCCTTCATctctatttttatttttacaaaatattataatattaatatatgcTTGTTTATCTATTTTTACTGTATTAAAATATCGTATACTATCTTTTCCTAAAAAATCCAAAGTTATATAACAATCTTCTGGTGAAATACTTTCTAAATTTATTGGTAATGgtattttatttactttttcatcatttgatttttgttcttttgtatctacatttttaaaaggTACATCGTGTGCAAAACTAATATGTTCTACTCTTAAACTACAACAACCTACAGTATCTGCTTCTTCATCGATATCTTTTTCTCCTCCTACTCTTAATGCTAGAAAATCTATTAAATAAACAGCTGTTCCTAACTGTTTATCAAtaatacttttatttttcattttatttttataatcttCCCTAATTTTATGAACACATGATTTTAATTTTCGAGCATTTTCATATTTCATAAGATCTTTATATCCTTTGAATTTTGATTGAGCAGataaaaaagtatattttatttgatcATTTATACTATCTTTATAATAAGCTAACCATGTTACTTTATTATCATGATATATATCACCCCAATTATGTCCACacatattatcatataatcGTGGTACAGGTGCATCTTTACTAATATTAATTACAACATCTTCTGgaaaaattcttttttttaataaacCTTGTTTTGGATGTTCTCCTCTTCCTCTAAATAATCCAGGTGGTTCTGCTTTATTACTTGATATCTTTTCACGAATCCAATCAACTAATGCATATGTATATGGTAATTCTTTTTCCattctcatttttttttcctcttctttttcttcttttgTTCTATTTAACTTTTCTTCTcttaattttaataaatgatCTTTGATTGGCATAAAATCAATAAACTTAAAATTAGATATATCtcctttttttaatttcgTTTCATTCTCttgttttataatattatcattttctaaactatttataaaagttttaaaaaaatttaatataaacTTTTCTTTTGTACAATAATCACTACCAATTGCACTACACCAATAGGTAGCTAATTCTTCTGATTTTGCATTTAATTCAAtttttatacttttataaaaaattggTACATGATGTTGAACATATGGAGGAGAAAATATTAATCCTCGATGTTCTAAATAATTCCATTGTATATCTGTTTGATCATCTATTTTTTCCCACCATCTATTTATTGGTTCAAAATTTTCTTCTGATTTTTTAAGTAATTTTTTAGGTTTCTTATTAGTTTGagtttctttttttataacattcGTTAATTTGGTTTCATCTTTTACTGTTGTGGATTGttttttaacatatttcttttttccctctttcaaattatttttttcttttgtttcattattttttctttttcttatttgtttttttttttcctcctctttttttataccTAATGATTTCTTGGTGTTCTTTTTTATACCAAGTTCAGAATTACTCTTTTGGTTTTTTATAGAATCATTTTTGGGTGATCGAGAATTACatgatttattattaccgtagttttgtttaattttattaattaatatatcatcGTCAGAAGTACTATCATTcttgatattattattattatcatttatttcCATTGATCGcgtaaaaaaaaaaaataaataaattaaaaaataaataaaataaaaaaaataatataataaaaatttaaaatgtgaacaaaatataaatatatataggaaAAGCTTCTAATACTTTTGtgttcaaaaaaatataaattttaaacTATTTTGTTCcaatttattaaatttgTTTCATCTTCATATGCTCTTTccataaaaaaattacaaatatataataataaaaaaaaaaaaaaaaaaaaaaaaatagaaacatataaacatataaattctTTAGATACTTAAAAATACTCCAAATATGTGAAATTAACTTAAGAATacattattaattaaaatgagttcaattataatttattacataaaaaaaggtgtaaaaaaagaaaaaaaaaataaaggataaagaaaaggtaaat carries:
- a CDS encoding topoisomerase I, yielding MEINDNNNNIKNDSTSDDDILINKIKQNYGNNKSCNSRSPKNDSIKNQKSNSELGIKKNTKKSLGIKKEEEKKKQIRKRKNNETKEKNNLKEGKKKYVKKQSTTVKDETKLTNVIKKETQTNKKPKKLLKKSEENFEPINRWWEKIDDQTDIQWNYLEHRGLIFSPPYVQHHVPIFYKSIKIELNAKSEELATYWCSAIGSDYCTKEKFILNFFKTFINSLENDNIIKQENETKLKKGDISNFKFIDFMPIKDHLLKLREEKLNRTKEEKEEEKKMRMEKELPYTYALVDWIREKISSNKAEPPGLFRGRGEHPKQGLLKKRIFPEDVVINISKDAPVPRLYDNMCGHNWGDIYHDNKVTWLAYYKDSINDQIKYTFLSAQSKFKGYKDLMKYENARKLKSCVHKIREDYKNKMKNKSIIDKQLGTAVYLIDFLALRVGGEKDIDEEADTVGCCSLRVEHISFAHDVPFKNVDTKEQKSNDEKVNKIPLPINLESISPEDCYITLDFLGKDSIRYFNTVKIDKQAYINIIIFCKNKNRDEGVFDQITCSKLNEYLKEIMPTLSAKVFRTYNASITLDQQLKRIKEVYGKTTYSLYSGDTELHKSKKRKSSHLTADTHVLSDASDSTINDVNNEYDENGINKKLSCATTVGKENDVDNKNSPIEVDVSNINELINFYNNANREVAILCNHQRSIPKQHDTTMSKIKKQIELYNEDIKEYKKYLQHLKKNSDKKFVFVSKVATLDGTLRPNKVKENMKEESCKKKLITLIKKVELLNNQMKVRDDNKTIALGTSKINYMDPRITVAFCKKFEIPIEKVFNRSLRLKFPWAMFATKNFTF